Part of the Capricornis sumatraensis isolate serow.1 chromosome 9, serow.2, whole genome shotgun sequence genome, tgagccaccagggaagcccaaggaacatGGTAGATGCTAAGAAACTATTCTGCCCTAAGACTGAGATCGGACTATGTTGCTGACCAGTTTCCTCAGAGCTGCCTTCATGTTCTTGTTCCTTAGGCTGTAGATaaaggggttcagcatggggatgACCACCCCACACATCAAGGCAGCCGCCTTGTCCTTCTGTGAGGAGGTGGGAGATACTGGCTGCAGGTACACAGCGAAGATGGTGCCATAGAATAGAGTCACCACGGTGAGGTGTGAGCCGCAAGTGGAGAAGGCTTTCCATTTGCCCTGAGCAGAAGGGGTCTTGAAGACTGCCCAGAAAATGCAGATTGAAGAGGGGAAGATGCATGTGAGAGGGCCGATGCCCATGATGATGCCGAAAGCAAAGATCACCAGCTCgttggtgtgtgtgtctgagcaGGAGAGCTTCAGCAGGGGCATGAGGTCACAGAAGAAGTGGGGGATTTCAGAGCCAGCGCAGAAGGTCAACTGAGCCATGAGGCTGGTGTGGACAATGGACTGGAGGTTGGTGATCAGCCACGACCCCACCACCAGCAGCCCACACACACGGGGACTCATGATGGCCAAGTAGTGCAGAGGGTGGACAATGGCCACGAACCGATCAATGGCCATCACAGCCAGGAGGAAGCTGTCCATAGTCCCAAACAGGTGGAAGGCGTACATCTGGGCAGGGCAGCCTTCAAGGGGGATGGCTTTGCTCTGAGTCCAGAGGTTCACCAGCATCTTGGGGACGGTGGTGGAAGAGAAGAAGATGTCGATGAAGGACAAGTTAtggaggaagaagtacatgggagtGTGGAGGTGTGAGTCTGTGATGATGGCCAGGATGGTGAGCAGGTTTCCAAAGATGGTGACCAGGTACATGGGTAGGAACAGCCCAAAGAGGAAGATCTGATGCTCTGGTTTTTCTGAGAGTCCCAGGAGGAGGAATTCTGAGACTGCTATTTGGTTTTCTAGCTCCATGGACAGCCCGTGTCTGGTAGGAAAGAAGGGCAGAGGGAAGTGATGTAAAGCTGGGAATCAGAGG contains:
- the LOC138086434 gene encoding olfactory receptor 1I1-like → MELENQIAVSEFLLLGLSEKPEHQIFLFGLFLPMYLVTIFGNLLTILAIITDSHLHTPMYFFLHNLSFIDIFFSSTTVPKMLVNLWTQSKAIPLEGCPAQMYAFHLFGTMDSFLLAVMAIDRFVAIVHPLHYLAIMSPRVCGLLVVGSWLITNLQSIVHTSLMAQLTFCAGSEIPHFFCDLMPLLKLSCSDTHTNELVIFAFGIIMGIGPLTCIFPSSICIFWAVFKTPSAQGKWKAFSTCGSHLTVVTLFYGTIFAVYLQPVSPTSSQKDKAAALMCGVVIPMLNPFIYSLRNKNMKAALRKLVSNIVRSQS